The genomic segment TATGGAAGTCATCCTTGCTTCTGGCCCTGAGCACATTTAAGCTATTCGTGCCTCTTTTGTTTACACAAGGACAATTTCTAATGTCTACTGCTCAAGCTCTACGGAGATTAGAAACAGAGGGGCTTGTTGGACTGAATGCTTTTCCGTCCAGGAGAAAGTTCTTCTGAgatagttcagtgtcttgGATTTACGTAACTCCTACGTTGGATTACTCCGGGCTTTCAGAGAAAGCTCCTAAATGGGGAATTGTCGTACTCTGAGCTTCTCAACAATTGCCGTGTAAACTTtgattctggaaaaaaaaaatttaattaaaaacgcGTCAGGTATCGCGTGGTGCCGTTCGTGCCAAAGAGTTTCCAGTGGGGAATTGTCAAGCGGCGCTTTGCACCGTTATCGTGCAGTGTTTTGCTCCTGCTGTGAAAAGTGTTTTTCAGTTAACCCAAACAGCGTCTATAGTAACAGTGATATTATCTACCTGAGCATGCGGGGCCCACCTGCAGGGCTGGAACACGCAGAGGGAGATGTTTTACCTCGTCTGCACGAACGGGCCTGGAGCGTGTGTGGTGGGGGCGGGCAGGTGGGGGGGTGCTGTATAGTGTGGGGAGGCAGAACTTAAGAGAAGTTTACAAGCTAACACGCAGGCTGCTGTTTGGGCAGGTTGCGCTTACAGATCTGCTGACTTTTCACTggctagttttttttctttgcttgagCAGCCAAACTATAATTATTCCAACGTATGGAAACCTAGACACGCAAGAGCAAGTGAGAAGAACATTTCTAAAAAGAAATAGTCTCGTATTGTTGTCTTAAAACGACTGTAGCTGCAGTGCAAAGATCACACTAGCGCATTCGACCGCCATTCTCCTGCCCTCAAAAACAAGAGCAGCCTCTGAATGCAACTCTCGTAGCATTATGACAACTGTGCTTTTCCCCCCTTTGACCACCCATTTTCTGTCAGCTGACGGAAAGACAGAATTATTTTCCTGAGCGGGCACTGCACTTTTTTGTCCAAGGCCAATGGTGTTCATGTGTAAGCTGCTAAGGATTGAACTGCGCATTTAAATGTGAACAGGCGGAAATGAGTCTAGAAGGATATTTATTATCTGATACGTCTGCACCAGATTGGAGCTGCGCTGCGCAGGCCGGAAGCCGTTGTTTGTTCCCGTGGATCGATGCTAGCGCGGAGGTAACGCACCTTACCATCCAGCTGGAGGAAATTTCTTGACAATTCAACATCCCATTTTTAATGGCATGAATTATCACCAAATCAATATCTCATAGCACGAGGACAAACAGCAACATACCAGCCTCGGTTTCTAATCACCCGTGCAGTGAGCCAATCTGAAAGTGTGAGCTTTTGTCCGCAAAAGATCTTCCTCCTCcggaatgtttcatttttcatgattaAACTGTGACGATGGAGATATTCCAAATAAACGACACATTCTGATGCTAAAGTAAGGCCACGTTCAAAATCACTTGACTAAGAACGTATTAAAACTGTTGCCAATTCCAAGATACCAAATGCTGACACAGAACTCACAGGCGGGTGTTTGTTGGGCTTTTGTGCCGGGCCTCCTTGGTAACTGCTCCCAATCATCGCCGCTATTTTTGCAGGTAAAACCCCGGAGGCAAGCGTTCCGCCTCTCAATCAAAGACGAGAGAGGGGCGGTTAAGGTTCAGACAGAGCAAAAATAGCAACAGGGAGCCCCGCGGTAGGTTGAGCAAAGCATCTCGTGCAAGCCACTATGCGTGAATAGAGTGTTTGGATCCTATTTCAAGTTTAGACAGAAATGGGCTGAACGGCTGCCAGGTAAACAGCACCGCGCAGCTACCGAGGCAGCTACCGAGGTCGGTAACGAGGCAGGGACCGAGGCAGGTACCGAGTTGGCCCGGCTTTCGCCGTTTGCCGACACAAAAGCACACAACCGACAGACGGGGTTCGGGGGCCGGCCATGGCCGAGATCAATCGTAGTATCGCCTTTTTTTCTGGCTGGCCTTCCTTCGTTGAGCCCAAACGCCGCCCACACCTTGCGAGGGGAGCCTCGCGTGTCAACGGATGAAAGGACCGATAGTGTCACAAGCCTGCGTTGCCCACATTCACAAGCTGAGCTTGAGTGAAAGGCATgcaaaacagaaacatttggCTAGTAGGACTAAGGGGGGCACTCGCATTTGCATTGACCCTCATCAACTATTCTCAAAACTGGGGCAAGAATGAGTGGCGATGGGCCTCCCCGCCCCATGCCTCCAGGTAGGTCTTGAGCCCAGCTGCAGGAGTCCTGCACCTTTGCCCTTGGTTTCCTTAAGAACCGTCCTGTTGACTTTGCATGTTTATgtgtatctatttttttccactctgtTGGTATGGAAGGGCGTGTTCACCTCAGGTAAGAATGTGAAAGAACTTAAAATAGCAACATGCGCTTGCCAAGTGACTGCAGGGTagtctgtactttttttttaattttccataATCAGATTTCATTTACTGAGATACAACAAAAGTGGTGGCACTGGTGGCAAACTGCACTCGACGGAACACGACCTGGCCACCGTTCGCACTTGAAGCTTTCTCATGTGTCCTTGCGCAGtgagaacattttgtttgttactGTTTGATGACAGGGACaaaccccccaccccgcccTCGCATGATTTCTAACACACAGAGCTATGACAAAGCTGAGTGCAAGGTTTTGTTGCCGGCTGCCACCTTTCACGGAATAAACAAGACGGCATCGGCCATTTTGGCTGAGCGCCCTCACAATCCATCGTCCActttcacacacatacacacacacacacacacacacgcacgcacgcacacacacacacacacacacacacacacacacacacacacacacacactgtacatCAGGGCAGACAGACATACACATGTAGGTTTGTCCAAAAAGTCTGGAAGGAATTCATGGGGTGGCTGTGAAGCAGACGCTTCATGTACCTGCCTATATGTCCCAAGCAGGCATGTCTACCTTCAAAGACTAAATATGCTGCAGGGAATCTTGGGAATCTCAGCAACGCGGGACCTCTTGTTGCTGTCGTTGCCTGCTGTGCTCACGCgcgcacccacacacacacacacacacacacacacacatatatacacacacacgcacacacacacacgcaaacacacatgtGGGCGCACACATTTTGCACTTTGTTTACAGCGAGACATGGGGGTGGGACACTCCTCACTCGGGGAGAAGAAAGCAAAGCCACGCTGAGATCCAGGTAAGAAGTCATCCTGAGACACGCAGACAAGAGGTTGCGTGTGAGCACAAAGAACCACAAAGGTGCGGTTATTTTTGGAGCATTGAAGGATTTACCCCATGAATTTACACGGGTGGAATTCCACTCATGTCAACACTTTGACAAGTTGTCTTCTCCTGTTCATCTCAGTAGACAAGCTCGTACGACGCGGTGCCAAATTGAACAGACGTTTGCTAACAAGTTATATAAGCCTGGCGCGCCCCTGACCGTACATGAGAGCTGCTCTGACTTCTTCCGACCTTGTTGACTTTATGATTTGATGAGATCATATTTCTCTTTCATATATTTGCAAGATACTCTGACTGCAATGTTGaaagtatcttttttttgttttttaaataaaaaagcaaaactctGGTGTGTTAGCTAAACATCCACAAGCCCTCCCAAGTCTTGCGTGTCTTGTGAGCGTTACACAGTCCCAATGAGGGAAATTAATGCTCTTATTAAAGTCTCATTTGagtgtttgacatttttggctTTGATCCTCTGGGGGCAAAAGTTTGTTTTCGGCACCAGAGACCAGCGGGCGCTTCTCCCGAATGTCTGACTTGAACTCTTTTCACCACCAATCGAAATTGTGCCTGTTTGACTGAACGCAAAGACATGCAAAGGAAATGCTGCGTAAGTAGCATCACCTTTTCGAAGAAGACAAAGATGGGCCCAATGTCGTTGTCTCCTTGTCTGCACCTACGCAAAGTTGCTGAGCATCATTGATATGCTGCCAACTAACTGATTCTTTTGAATCAAAGACCACCTTTGGAGGCCTAATTTGCATTTCTTCAACGagtcattttgtgtgttggaACGTGTTTGGGATCTTTCACAAAGTTTTTagaatgatttttaaaaattgtttatCTTACCTGATAGGGCACGTGAAAGGAATGTGAGTTGTCATGCATTCCCAGCCAAGTCCAAGCAACCGATGGGCAAAGACAGGCTCAAAACTCGCCAGGCGCTGAGCTCCTAAGTGACTTAAGCCTCCGCGCATCTGTGGCCCTGACGAAACAGAGAAAAGTTAGAGGCGCAAACATGGATTTGGTTTCTGGGCTACTGTTTGGGTCCAACTTCATTCACCTGCCAAAGTGACAGTCGGAATAGTCCACATTTCAAACATGAATACAGCATTTTCAATTCATGATCTTAAAACTGTCAAATGCATAATCATGCATCATACATGACTATGTTACTCCATCTCCTGAGATTCCATTGGGTCTTTTTAATTGTGGTTTTTGCGTTTCATCCTCGTGTTGGTGAAGGAAGGAGACACAGCCATTCCACACCACTCGATGCATTCCACATTCTGCACCGTACACGCCGTCCAAATTGTTCAAAACCATAGctgccaggggtgtcaaactaatttttgtcAGGGCCCGGATTGTCCtcatagtttccctcggagggccattatgactgtatGACTTCTATACACATACAGTAGAGGCTACACAacactgatgaataactagttttgaaatcagtaaAAACGGttcaaatagtttaaaaagatttatggcaataaaaacatgctagcaatatctatattttttaaaagataaagacaatttgtaatttcagtAATGACAAaaagtcgatgcaaaatttgtctttgtgggccATATAAAATGActtggcgggccgtatctggcccccgggccttgagtttgacacctatggcaTAGCACATCATTCAAAAGTATTgcacatatttcttttttttttcactcagcATTTCTGCATTCACACGCAATTCCTTTGGAAATTGCTTCAtctatttcagaaaaaaagatcttAAGAGGCTAGACCGGCATGCGGATAAGTCGCCGTGTTTTCCCTCCGTGGCGTGACACGGGTATAGCGTCCAATTGTAAACATTGCATATCACTCAATCGTTGCGTGCATTAGATGCTAGCTCCGCCCCTGGGCCGTCCCTTGCGGGGCCATTATATTAATAGCAACACCGGCGAGTCTCCGGAGACAGTTTACTCCAGGCGCtccaggcacacacacacacacgcacgcacgctcgcaCGCAGACAGTCAGCCTCACCACGAGGGTTCATTCGTCCACCTGCTCAGCAGCAAGGCGAGAATGAAACTGGAAGTTTTCTCCGCGCTGCACTTCGCTGCCAAGCCGCTGGAGTTTTGCGCCGAAACCGACGTCGACGCGGACGCAGGGATCCTCTCTCCTCTGTCTGGGGACGAGCTGGGGTCGGACGGGGACTGCGCGGCCAGCAGCCCGCCGCCCGTCACCCCGGGCGCGCAGGACCCGAGCAAGGGCAGCAAGCCCTACACGCGCAGACCCAAGCCGCCCTACTCCTACATCGCCCTCATCGCCATGGCTATCCGGGAGTCCAGCAGCGGCCGCCTCACCTTGGCCGAGATCAACGACTACCTGATGAACAAGTTCCCCTTTTTCCGCGGCACCTACACCGGCTGGAGGAACTCGGTGCGCCACAACCTGTCCCTCAACGACTGCTTCCTCAAAGTGCTGCGAGACCCGTCCAGGCCTTGGGGCAAGGACAACTACTGGATGCTCAACCCCCACAGCGAGTACACGTTCGCCGACGGCGTGTTTCGCCGCAGGAGGAAGCGCATCGCCAAGAGGTCCCCATGCAAGGAGCAGGAGGGCGCGGACGTCACGGGGGACGAGGCGCACCTCCACCCCGCCCCCGAGGATAGGGTGGGGGCCAAGTTCTCTGGCCCCTTCGCAATCGACAACATCCTCGGCAAGCCCTTCAAACGCAAGGAGGACGACTACGACAACCCGCGCGCGCACCGGCTCTTCTGGTCCCCGGGGGCCCAGCCGCCCTACGCTCTGAACTTTCCACTGCATCACAGCTACCTGTCCGAGGCAGCGGAAGCCAGAGGGGACCCGCTTGCGTACCTCCATCACAAAGCTCGACTGGAGGCCGCGTCCCACACCCCCAAGACGCCCTCGAAGGCGCCAAGCTTTCACATAGACTCTCTGCTGTCTtaaggacacacacaaaatgtaaaatgtatacACTTTGGCACGCGGGGGCCAGCTCACATGGCGACGCAAACGACGCGTTGTCTTCGTCGTGCGCGAAACGGTTATCCACGGGACATTTCACTGCATGGCGCTCGTGTGTATAGGTGTGCGTGTTGCGGGGAGACGTGTTTGTTTTCCCGGTtcctttgttgtttgtgtgacGGTGTGCGAGGGCCACGCTGAGACCTAAAATTATTTGTCGCTCAATTGCATGAACTGCTGTGTGCGATGTGGTGAGAAATCCTTGGCACCATGCATCAACTCAATGACTGAGCTGCACTCGAACTCATCATGGAAGTGCAAAAGTTTCGCCAAATGTGTCTGCAACTTGCATGCCTATTATtttcatgaataaaacaataattatagtgtgacatttcaatttttttgtctgcgACCATGGTGGAAATACACAAACAGGTTGgggtcatttaaaaatgttcgtATTTAGGGGATGCGGGGGCCATAATTTTGAATTCATCAAATCTTCACATTGGCAATGTGGTGtggtagaaataaaaaagaaatctttgaAGCTACACTGTTGATGTCAAATTCAGTTCTATTAGCGCGAGGATTGGAACAATCCTTCAGGATTAATAACGATAATGATGATGGTGATAATTATTGAAAATAATAGTAATCATCCTCATCATTTCCCTAATGATACTGTTATTACTTTATGAATGTAAGCAACATCCTTCTGATGAGTCCAATCATGTGACGTGTTTTGCTTCTATATTTTTCAGCAAATTGTATACAATTTGCTGAAAAAGCTATAGCTTTTTTATATATGAtccaaacaattaaaaaaaaatttgaagtCATTTTTAATGGAGGGGAATCCGGCACGCTGAAAGACGAGGCAGATCGTTGGACGTCAATATTGTgctggatgattttttttgtttgtttttggtccTTGCTGCTGTTCGGCCAGGCGGCGTCAGTTGCTCTCCGCGGTCCTGAAACCCCAACCGAACTTGCACCCCAAACTCAGAAATGGACGTCTACTCCTGCTAGCCACCTAACCCGTCATTATTCCGCgttcatatatttttatttcattcgaTGACCACAAGGACCGCTTCCAAACTTCAAACTTCATATAATTCGGCTCTATCAAACGAGCACCATTAATGACGACCATGATGACAATTGTCGAGGTTAACATGCCAACATTCAATCGGGCGAGTGATTTGCACGCGGATGCTGCAGttcaagacaaaacaattcaaatgtaGGCCTACTCTTGAAATGAGGCgaaatctttctttttttattgttattttagtcATCATAAAGCAGCAGCTAGGGGAGGCCCGTTGCTGTCGTTgacatataaaaacaaaatttacaGTGATTGTACGTGTTATGGTGTGTGAGTTACAATGTGCGTGCGAGTCCTAGTGCCGGATGCCAGGTGCCAGGTGCCAGGTGCGACTTCGTGTTCCAGGGGCAATGCTGCAACCTGCAGGTGAAACCACAGAATAACATACCTGCGGGTTAGTCACGTGACTTTTCTCCATCAGTGCGTGGAGTCTTCGTGTATGACAATGATTTAGAAGCCTCACCTTATAGGAGGGAGAGGAGTTTcggcggctcgtgcagctgaGCGAGGCTAGCACTTTTAAAGCAGGCCCAACTTCAGAAGGTCAAGTCCAAACAAAGTGTCACTCTGGCAGCCTGAACCGCGTTCGACCTCCCACAGGCCCGCAGGGCCGTTTCCGAAGAGCAGATGGGCCCACGTGGGTCTCCGGTCTTCTAAAGACTagcggtgaaaaaaaaaaaaacagtcttcGATGTGATTTCCAACATGCACCAGTTGTTCAGTGGCAgcaggagaggaaaaaaaaatctcccatAACAAAGATTGTGTGTGCATCCTGATCTCCACGGGGGTCGCCGTGCAGTTTTGATGTAGCAGGAAATTTGTGGGGCCACCGAGCTGCGCTGTGTCGTGCATGGAAAATCATTTGATCCGCACATCCTTTGTTTGTGCAGAGTGCAAAGGTTATTGTTTGGAAAATTTGCACGGCttttatgaaatatttttgctcagACGCATGAAGCTATGTATAATACTTTTCCATAAATGTCTTGCACCACGCATATTGCCATTATTTTATGGGCCGTATACTTCGGCCCGATGTaaaatgtgcgtgcgtgcgtgcgcgcgcgtgcgtgcgtgcgtgcgtgtgtgtgtgtgtgtgtgtgtgtgtgtgtgtgtgtgtgtgtgtgtgtgtgtgtgtgtgtgtgtgtgtgagatgtgTGTGTCGGGGTGGattgtgtgggggggggcaggccGCGAGGCTAATTtggcttttctctctctctaatGAACGCAAAGTCCACCCCGGGAGCGCCGCTGGCCGGGGGCGGTAAGCTGACACTGGCGCACTGTGTGTGGTATCCAGGCCCGCGCTTGATGGAAAAAGCCTGCTTCCACTCATGTCAAAGTCATTTATGGAGAGAAACACCCCCAGCTTCCACACGCACATGCAGTACGGCGAAGGCCCCCACCAGCACCACCAACAGCAGCACCCCCACCCCCGTGCCGGCCTGATCACAACCGTCACTGCCagcgtttgttttcattctccATCGGACCATTTTAGGAGGAAATTAAGAGAAAATGCAGCTATGATAAGATGGGGCGGGGATCGGCAGCTTCGGTGATGGAGCTAGGGGGCCGCACATTTTCATCACTATAATTCGGGAGGGGGGCTACTTATAGGACTTGCCAGAAggatgacaaaaatgtcattttaaatattcaaaagaTACGTCCGAAATACGTCCTCTTATACACGTGCGTGGCCCAATTAAAATGCAGGACCGGTGAGTTGCATGGATGTGACGGCAAGTTTGCGAGATAGGCTGATATAATTGCGCGAGGTTTTCAGATGTGGCAATTATAAGGCAGAAATGGCCAAGCGGATGGGAGTGGAGGCGGTTCTTTTGGTCATTGATTTCAGGGAGATTTGAATGCTGACAGCgagtgggggtgggggctCTCCGAAGAGGGGAGAAAGATTTATGAAACGATAGGTGGCCGAGTTTTGTTTGGCTGAAGTCGGCGCACAAAGTCGAAGGGCTTTTGCTGTTTCCTCCACTTGAGTGATTGTAGCGCCACGCTGCACCACTTAGCTCCACTGtggacccccctcccccagcgGAGGGAGCCCCCGCGTCCACTTGAAAGCCGTGCAGGGACAATCGTCCGCTCAGGGCGATCACCCCGCCTCTCGCTCTTCCTCTTCCCCTCCACTGGCCGCCGTGCGTCAGGTACGTGCATGCGTAACGGCAAAGAGAGTCGTGCGTAACTGGACCCGAGACAGATATCTCTCTCCATTTGGATGTGAGCTAAAGGTGGCGTGACGCCCACTGCAGGCGAGGACCACTggatcctttttatttttttgccccttTTCCAACCCTCGGGGGCCTCTCCCTCCTACCGCCAGCTGTGCGTCAGAGCTGACATGACGACCGAGAGCCCTCAGCAGCTGCAGCTGCAAGATCCTCCGCCTCCTCTGAGATCCAGTCCGGCGTCTGGCGTCCCGCATCCCGCCATGCTGAGCCCCCAAGCCGCCTCGGAAAGCTCATCGGCTGCGCTCAAAGGAAAGAAGAGCAACTCCGGTTTAAGGCGGCCGGAAAAGCCTCCGTACTCCTACATCGCGCTCATCGTTATGGCCATCCAAAGCTCCCCGAGCAAGCGGCTGACCCTCAGCGAGATCTACCAGTTCCTCCAGGCCCGATTCCCGTTCTTCAGGGGCTCTTACCAGGGATGGAAAAATTCGGTTCGGCACAACCTCTCGCTGAACGAGTGCTTCATCAAGCTGCCCAAAGGACTGGGCAGGCCAGGCAAAGGCCACTACTGGACCATCGATCCTGGCAGCGAGTTTATGTTCGAGGAGGGCTCGTTCCGTCGTCGACCCCGAGGCTTCAGGAGAAAGTGTCAGGCCCTCAAACCCATGTACCGGATGATGAACGGCATCGGCTTCGGCACGTCCATCTTGCCACAGAGTTTCGACTTCCAGGCGCCCTCGGCCGCCACGCTCGCCTGTCACGGCAACAGCTACAACTTGCAGGACATGATGAGCAATCCCGTGCATGCCGCGGGATACGACGGACTGGGCGCCGGCCATCATGTTCCCCACATGTCCCCGAGCCCGGGTTCCACGTACATGGCCAGTTGCCCGGTGCCGTCCAACGGGGACTACGGGCCGGACAGTAGCAGCAGTCCGGTGCCGTCCTCTCCGGCCGTGGCGAGCGCATTGGACGGCCACTCCCCGTACGCCAGTACGTGCGCGCACTGGGCCGCTTCGGGCGGGTCGCCCTACATCAAGCAGCAGCCGTTAAGCTCCGGCAGCCCCGCCGCGTCGTCCTCTCTGCACTCCGGCATGTCGTCGTACTCCCTGGAGCAGAGCTACATTCACCAAAACGCCAGGGATGGCCACACCGGCGACATATCAGGTACCCAAATCCTCCAGTACCTCAATTGTCACAATTAGCAAAGATCCGTGCACgtcaatttcatttcaattataTTATTGACTTGGAAGGTTGAATTGATTTGACCTAGTTTGGTCTGATCCCTTGTCATATAATTCCAAAATCAAATTACAAATTGGCAATCCAACTCAACATCTCCGTTattcaataaaatattcaaccTCATGCTTAAGTTTTAACAAATTTCTTGACGTTTACGCGAGTGCATACACGCTCCATGCAGTGTCTTCGGGGGTGTTTGAAGCAATTTGAAAGTCGTTTTCAAATTCCCACTTGGCTCAATAAGTCACGCTGGTTAACTTGAGCGCCGCACAGAGGGGCTTTTACTCAAGTCTTGAAGATTTCAGCGAGACGAGCAGCTCATGCTGGAGCCTGAAAAGGGCTCAAAGGTTAAGCAAACAAAGACTGTGCAAATCGGACCACACGGGCGACAAGATCTCAGCCTTGCAAGGGCCACAAGAGACGGGAGGCCTTGTTCGGCTTAATGCAACATCGCAAATGAGCCCGCGGGTGGGGGTAGGGTTGAGGGGGGGGCTAAAATGTGCCGGTGTGAACTTGCACTTTCTGGTCTATAATCGCGCTGTCAGTTCAGTCACAAAGGCGTCACGTCTGTGCAAAGGTTGTCCAGTTGTGGACGCGTCCCGCTGCCTGCCCATCAAACACGAGTCCTTCTGACTGCGATATAAGACGAACTAAAATTCAACTGGCATGAATTAGCGCCATTCGGCCTTATTTGAGCATTAATGCAACTCCCAAGTTTCATACACACGCATCGTGAGataattcatttaaatacTTTTGACAGAAACCGCAAAAAAAATCGCTGTGATGATCAAACTGGCTGATAAAATTTATTGCAACgttattttgattgttttgattgttttatgGAATCAAGCACATaacatatgtatatgtatgttttAAGATATCTTAAAATGTTGCCAAGGTGAGCTCGTCTTtaaagatttgaaaatgactcacgtttttgtcaaataaaaaatagataccAAATTGCAAAACGTATGCACAAATAAACGATGTGAATGGCGTGTTGGCCTAAAATGCaactaaaattattttatgttaaaaTATTACACTCATTGAAGCCCTTTGAGGCGTAATTAAGgactattaaaaataaattttactTAACTGGTGGGtcaaaaacaacccaatttgGTTCGAGAATAGGACCAACCCAATTTAAGCGGTCATTTATGGGGGTAGCCATCATCAGTTTTAAGGATCGATGTTCAATTTGAAGAGTTGTTGTGAAAGTGAACATATGAGTTTGACGCATGATTGTgttgcacacgcacgcagtgGGGATTCCGCGTTACCAGAGCCACTGCGACAGGAAAGATTTCGTGCTCAACTTGAACGGCATCCCATCCTTCCACCCCACGGCGGGCACTTCCtactaccaccaccaccaccaccatcatcatcatcctcaccCCCAGAGCGTGTGTCAGGACATCAAACCGTGCGTCATGTAAGCGCTGCTGTCGCGACGGACCTCCAAAGACGGACGCATGCAGTCAAACTGCACGTCCGCCACAATTAAGGGACTATTTTTGTCTCTGTTGGAATTACGACGACTGTATTCACGTGTTTGCTTCTTCGTGGACCTGAGCAAATATGCACTGAAGGAAAATGAAGGAAACTTTTGCGCCCTTAACACGCGCCTCTTCGTGATAATGCTCAACATTTTGCCCTGTATTATGTTTCCACACGGATGCTGTATTATGAACTGCTACAAATATTGCACTTATCGTATAACCATTGTCCAAATATGTCTCTTGTAAGGAGTTTCAATAAAGCTCTTACATTGTAGGAGGCCTATTCAAGCAGATATGTTGTCTTCAATTTGTATTAAAATGGTGGCACGAAACATATTTGTACAAAGGCGAATATTATATTAAACAGAGCTGGCATTGTTTTGCAGATGTTATCTCATATGATGTTTTAACCTCGATCAAATTAAAAGCACTTTCACATTGTTAGCCACATGCGTTTTTCTATATCTAAATTGATATGTGCATGTTCGAATGTATCTTGTCTATCATAACTGCGTCCATGGCAGCGTGAATTAAAAAAGGTAATAggctagtaaaaaaaaatacgcaGGACGCAATTATAGGTTTTATACTATTATGAAACCACTTGActgaaattgcattttgatAGCAGGAATAACTAGCTTATAATTTTGTGTCTACAAGGGGAATCTTTTAGTGTCTCCAGGGggaatctttatttttttccatcgtGTATTTTCAGGAGATAGAATAAGGCCATGTCGTCAGAGAACATGCCATTTACAACACTTCACATTGGTCAATAAAAACTTtaattaatcaaaacaaacaaaatgagcaattacttgggggggggggtatgaaACGGATCAAATTGTGACATAGAAGTACCGCGGTCCGACGCCGgcaatataaatacataaataaaacaataacaatcgTGTATAGTGTGGAAATACGTCACGGAAGTATTTTTAGATGGTGGTAAACAAATCAGACTGAGAGGCAGTAAGGCCTAAATCGCAAACACAAATCCCACTCGCGGGACCCTCAATTTAGGATTTATGGGCGACAGCATGTAACACCGTTTCGTTCAAGTTACCAAAGGTTCGTTTTGCATCGAATAAATAGGTTTCTAATTTCCCCTAAAATGACATTTCGATTCTGAACCTTGGCCTATTGTTGCATGATGCAACgagaaacagcaaaaaaaactcTGACCTGGATATTTTTTACATGATCTCGTGTTAAGCGGAGGCCGAGCGGGTTAAAAACCGACTGAATCAAGTTTCTGGTTGGTGGTCTCTCTGCATTGGGACGAGGAGCA from the Syngnathus acus chromosome 4, fSynAcu1.2, whole genome shotgun sequence genome contains:
- the foxq1b gene encoding forkhead box protein Q1b, giving the protein MKLEVFSALHFAAKPLEFCAETDVDADAGILSPLSGDELGSDGDCAASSPPPVTPGAQDPSKGSKPYTRRPKPPYSYIALIAMAIRESSSGRLTLAEINDYLMNKFPFFRGTYTGWRNSVRHNLSLNDCFLKVLRDPSRPWGKDNYWMLNPHSEYTFADGVFRRRRKRIAKRSPCKEQEGADVTGDEAHLHPAPEDRVGAKFSGPFAIDNILGKPFKRKEDDYDNPRAHRLFWSPGAQPPYALNFPLHHSYLSEAAEARGDPLAYLHHKARLEAASHTPKTPSKAPSFHIDSLLS
- the foxf2b gene encoding forkhead box protein F2; amino-acid sequence: MTTESPQQLQLQDPPPPLRSSPASGVPHPAMLSPQAASESSSAALKGKKSNSGLRRPEKPPYSYIALIVMAIQSSPSKRLTLSEIYQFLQARFPFFRGSYQGWKNSVRHNLSLNECFIKLPKGLGRPGKGHYWTIDPGSEFMFEEGSFRRRPRGFRRKCQALKPMYRMMNGIGFGTSILPQSFDFQAPSAATLACHGNSYNLQDMMSNPVHAAGYDGLGAGHHVPHMSPSPGSTYMASCPVPSNGDYGPDSSSSPVPSSPAVASALDGHSPYASTCAHWAASGGSPYIKQQPLSSGSPAASSSLHSGMSSYSLEQSYIHQNARDGHTGDISVGIPRYQSHCDRKDFVLNLNGIPSFHPTAGTSYYHHHHHHHHHPHPQSVCQDIKPCVM